In the genome of Luteitalea pratensis, the window GAGGCGCGTGATGCCGCGCACGCGAGCGCCACGTGTCGACTGACACAGCCGGGCACCACGGGCACGTACGCCGCGGGACAGGACCTCACGATCCGCCGGACCTTCGTCTTCGACCTGCTGCGCCAGGGGCGCACGTGGGTCATCGCGGGCCTGCGCGAATGACTCCTTCCGCCGCAATCGGTCCGGTCGCGGCGTGCGAGCTCGAACTGTCGCCCACGATGCCCATCAGTCGGGCAGATCAAGTTGCCGACAAGACCGGTAGCGTTACCGAGTCGCGGCAGGATTGGCGCGGCAAGGCAGGCCAGGTGGCCGTCGAGTGGCTGATGGAGCCGGCGGACACGCACGTACGGCTCGTGGATCGTCGACGAGTTCTGATGGACGCCGCGTTGCGCCGCGTCGCCGAGCGTGTCCCGCTCGAGGACGTGCGGATCGTCGTCGACTCGATCCTCACCCTGCGCGAAACCGGCGGCAACCTGAGCGAGACCTTCGACGTGGTGGCCAACACCACGTCGAGCGCAAGAAGGTGTCGGGCGAAACAAGTCGATGACCGCCCAGCGCATGACGCAGGGCTTCATCAATGTGTCTCCTGCCGCCGGGTATGCTGATGCTGTTCTCGTTCATCGACCCGACGTACACCGCGCCCCTGCTCAACACGATCCTCGGCTGGGTGACCTGCTCGGCGTCTCGATTGGCGAGGTCCTGAAATCACAGGCCTCGTTGCTGCGGACCGAGCGGTTCCAGCGCGCGGAGAAAGCGGTGGGCAGGCGACGCAGAAGATCATCTTCCCGATGCCGCTGTTCATCTTCCCGGCGGTGTTGCTGATGGCGATCGCACCAATCGCCGTGAAGTTCATCTTTTCGAATTTGTGAGGCTGATTCGTGCGCACCCGCCGCCTGATCGTCGTGACGCCCGAGGGCGACCGCGAGTTGCTGTTCATCGGTCGATTGACGATCGGCCGCGCGCCCGAGTGCGACATCAGCCTCGCCGATACGAAGATCTCGCGCCGCCACGCGGAGTTCGACGCGTCCGGACCGATGCCACGCGTCACCGATCTGGGCAGTCGCAACGGGATCCTCGTCAACGGCCGCAAGGTCGGGGCCGCCGATCTGGTACCGGGCGACGTCGTCACCGTCGGCGACGCCAGCATCCGCTTCGAGGAGCGGGCAGCCGAGATATCCGAGCCTGAGGCCGAGGCCCCGCCTGTCGACGATCGCACGTTGGTCCTGTCGCCGCTGATGCCGCCGGTGCCGCCGCCGGTGCCTCTCCCGCTGCCGGTACCGCTGCCGGTTCCGCCGGCCATCACGGCGCCCCCATTGCCGCCACCCGAACCGATCGGCGGTATGCCGGACCTCGATCTGGTCGTGAGCACCGATCCCGAGAAGACCGGCGCCCTGCCACCGCGGGTGAAGCCGGCTCCGGTCGCCCGGGAAGTATTGCCGACTGACGCGTCCGCGGAACGGACGACGCTGCTGCCGCCACCGCAGCGTGCGGCCGCGGAGGCAAAGCGGCTGGCCGACGCAAGCCCCGCAGTGTCGATGGCCGTGCCTGAGGCCGTGCCGCCAGTTGTCCCGGCCTCTCGCCCGCCCACCGTGCCGCCAGCGCCGCCTCACGAACCGCCGGTCGCAGCCGTGCCTGCGGTTGCGCCTGCGGCAGCTGCCAGTGTGGCAGGGACCGCAACCGGCGTTGCGCTGAAGGGACCCCGTTTCTCCTGGGGCGGCCTCGTGACGCTGGCCGCGGTCCTGCTGGGCGGTCTCGCGGTCCTGATGGGTGCCTTGCCGCTGATGTCGGCCTCGTCGAGCACCCTCGACGCGCTCTCGCAGCGGCAGGCGCGGACGTTGGCCGGCTGGCTCGCGGCGGGCGTCGATCCGCAGGGCAGCACGGTCGTCGATCCGGGAGTGATGGAGGGGGTGCTCGCGCAGCCCGGGGTTGCCCGGGCGATGGTGCTCGAGCGGGCGACAGGTCGCGCGATTGCACCGGTCTCCCTCAACGGGCGGGCCTACAGCGCGCTTCCTGGCCTCGGCGAGACATGGCGTGACTTGTCCTCGGCACGCGTAAGTCGCGTCGATGCCTTTGCCGATGCGTACGTGCCTGCCGGCCGGGGCGCCTACATCGCCTGGGTGCGCTACGAGCGTCCCTCGTCCGACGACACCGGCCTCGCGATCATGGTGGCGCTGGTCGTGACGCTCGTCTTCGCGATGCTGATCGCCCTGCTCATCAAGCGCCATACGAAGGCGATGCTGCAGCACTTCACGCGACAGGTGGAACTGGTCGTGTCTGGCGCGTCTCCCACGGTGATGCAGGGCACGTTGATGCCTGGCCTGGAACGCTTGCCGGGCGTGGTGACCAACCTGCTCGAACAGCGGCGCGCTGGCGGTGCGATGCAGGCTGGTGCCCGTGTGCCCGGCCTGATCGACACCGACGAACCGGCGCTGCCGCCAGTCGCCGCGTCGCCCATCGATCCGGATCCGCCGTGGCTCGAGGTGACACCCTCGCTGATGGTGGCTGCGTCGAGCGCGCACGGCCCGGAGGTGGGCGCAACGGGTTGGAGCAACGCCCGCGGCCGTCACCTGCTCGACGTGCTCGACAACGGGCCGGTTCGCAACGCTGTCGTGCAGGGGCTCGGGGCCCTGAGCATGCAGTCGGGCGCAGAGGCCACGGTGCCGTTGCCGGACGGGGCGCCGGTCGCGATCCGACGCGAGTCCTCGGGGCATGTGCGCGTGACACTGGGCGCGCGTTGAGGTAGAGAGGCCCATGTCATCCCACGAACGCACGCCCGCAAGATTCGTGCTGCAGCGCCCCGATGGCGAGGAACTGGTCTACGGGCTCGACCAGGGCCGGTCGGTCACGCTTGGCCGCGACACTGGCAACACCATCGTCTTCGCCTCGCAGTTCGTCTCGAAACGCCACGCACTCGTCTCGTGGACGCCGCGCGGCGTGCGCATCGAGGACCAGGACAGCGCCAACGGGATCACGGTCAACGGCCTCACCGTCCATGCGGCGCAGCTCTCGTCCGGCGACATGATCCAGATTGGCGACCAGCACCTGGTGTTCGAGGTCGAGGGGCACGCGAGCGTGGCTGCGCCCGAGCCTGGCTGGGTCGCACCCGGCGGCGGGAACAAGGGACTGCGCCTCATTCTCGCCGCGGTGCTGACGATGCTCGTGATGGTCGGCGGTCTTGCGACGATCTACGTGATGTTCCTGGCACCGGCAGTGGAGCAGGCGACGCCGACGAGCACGGCGGTGCGCGAGGATCCCTCGTTGCCGTCCGACACGAAGATCACGCCCTTCGATTCGCCCCAGGCGCAGGCGATCGAGCAGCAGGCGATCGCGGCGCACGACAAGCAGCCGGTCGACTGGCTGTACGACGAGGGGCAACTGGCGTACAAGAACGGTCGCCTGCTCGACGCCTACCGTCTCCTGAACGGGGCCCTGCTGCGCGACCCGCAGCACGAGTCCGCACGCCGCCTGTTGCTGAAGGTGATGGGCGAGCGAGAGCTGCGGCTGAACAGCCTGAAAGCCGCGGCCGCCCGCGCCGATGAGGAACTGAAGTTCGAGGAAGCCGCGCAACAGTGGGAAGCGGTGCAGGCACTCACGCTCGACAACGAGCCGCTGAACGCCCGGGCCCGCACCGAGGCGGCGCG includes:
- a CDS encoding type II secretion system F family protein → MAVEWLMEPADTHVRLVDRRRVLMDAALRRVAERVPLEDVRIVVDSILTLRETGGNLSETFDVVANTTSSARRCRAKQVDDRPAHDAGLHQCVSCRRVC
- a CDS encoding FHA domain-containing protein, which gives rise to MRTRRLIVVTPEGDRELLFIGRLTIGRAPECDISLADTKISRRHAEFDASGPMPRVTDLGSRNGILVNGRKVGAADLVPGDVVTVGDASIRFEERAAEISEPEAEAPPVDDRTLVLSPLMPPVPPPVPLPLPVPLPVPPAITAPPLPPPEPIGGMPDLDLVVSTDPEKTGALPPRVKPAPVAREVLPTDASAERTTLLPPPQRAAAEAKRLADASPAVSMAVPEAVPPVVPASRPPTVPPAPPHEPPVAAVPAVAPAAAASVAGTATGVALKGPRFSWGGLVTLAAVLLGGLAVLMGALPLMSASSSTLDALSQRQARTLAGWLAAGVDPQGSTVVDPGVMEGVLAQPGVARAMVLERATGRAIAPVSLNGRAYSALPGLGETWRDLSSARVSRVDAFADAYVPAGRGAYIAWVRYERPSSDDTGLAIMVALVVTLVFAMLIALLIKRHTKAMLQHFTRQVELVVSGASPTVMQGTLMPGLERLPGVVTNLLEQRRAGGAMQAGARVPGLIDTDEPALPPVAASPIDPDPPWLEVTPSLMVAASSAHGPEVGATGWSNARGRHLLDVLDNGPVRNAVVQGLGALSMQSGAEATVPLPDGAPVAIRRESSGHVRVTLGAR
- a CDS encoding FHA domain-containing protein; its protein translation is MSSHERTPARFVLQRPDGEELVYGLDQGRSVTLGRDTGNTIVFASQFVSKRHALVSWTPRGVRIEDQDSANGITVNGLTVHAAQLSSGDMIQIGDQHLVFEVEGHASVAAPEPGWVAPGGGNKGLRLILAAVLTMLVMVGGLATIYVMFLAPAVEQATPTSTAVREDPSLPSDTKITPFDSPQAQAIEQQAIAAHDKQPVDWLYDEGQLAYKNGRLLDAYRLLNGALLRDPQHESARRLLLKVMGERELRLNSLKAAAARADEELKFEEAAQQWEAVQALTLDNEPLNARARTEAARLRQRAAQ